A window from Phoenix dactylifera cultivar Barhee BC4 unplaced genomic scaffold, palm_55x_up_171113_PBpolish2nd_filt_p 000452F, whole genome shotgun sequence encodes these proteins:
- the LOC120106082 gene encoding ABC transporter G family member 1-like: MASPSSVPRWTPNPSPTRPLRPRVAEEDDIEMHGLRTGVDTPGGIDRSFPFSGTFGPLSLVHPRFHHDSREEFESLPEVDVFKTSFKEKVPSWGMVGHEGLESNHTNPGVFLTWEDLCVSASDGNGGRVPILRGLNGYARPGEVLAIMGPSGCGKSTLLDTLAGRLGSNVGQRGEILINGQKQKLAFGTSAYVTQDDVLMTTLTVREAVYFSAQLQLPESMSRAEKRERAEATIREMGLGGAMDTRIGGWASKGISGGQKRRVSICLEILTRPKLLFLDEPTSGLDSAASYHVMNRIARLARREGMTVVAAIHQPSSEVFELFHGLCLLAYGKTVYFGLASTTSEFFALNGFPCPPHRNPSDHYLRTINKDFEKDIEEGPEVQQITTAEVIETLVKSYKSSTISQQVAQQIAEIRGKGGALVKKGSQASFLTQSLVLTRRSFMNMYRDLGYYWLRFAIYIALCLCVGTIYHDVGHTYGSIQARGSMLMFIAAFLTFMAIGGFPSFVEDMKVFGRERMNGHYGVTAFVIANTLSATPYLALISVAPGAMAYYLVGLQRGIDHFAYFALVLFMCMMLVEGLMMIVASIVPDFLMGIITGAGIQGVMMLNGGFFRLPDDLPKPVWRYPMYYIAFHKYANQGFYKNEFLGLTFPNNQAGGPPTITGEEILRGTWQVEMGYSKWIDLAVLFGMVILYRVLFLVIVKITEKVKPMMKALLVKPPKQSTHVMEQLSSGFSE; this comes from the exons ATGGCTTCGCCCTCCTCTGTGCCCAGATGGACTCCAAACCCAAGCCCAACGAGGCCTCTCCGCCCTCGGGTCGCCGAGGAAGACGACATAGAGATGCATGGCTTGAGGACCGGCGTCGATACTCCGGGAGGCATCGACAGGTCATTCCCTTTCAGTGGTACATTCGGTCCACTTTCCCTTGTTCACCCTCGCTTTCATCACGACAGCCGAGAAGAATTCGAGAGCTTGCCGGAGGTGGATGTGTTTAAGACGTCGTTCAAAGAGAAGGTACCAAGCTGGGGCATGGTTGGCCATGAAGGCCTCGAGAGCAACCACACAAATCCTGGTGTCTTCCTCACCTGGGAAGATCTCTGTGTCTCGGCATCCGATGGCAATGGCGGGCGTGTCCCGATCCTTCGTGGGCTTAATGGTTATGCAAGGCCTGGTGAGGTCCTGGCCATCATGGGACCATCTGGTTGTGGCAAGTCTACACTTCTTGACACCCTTGCAG GAAGATTAGGATCAAACGTAGGCCAAAGGGGAGAAATCTTAATCAACGGCCAAAAGCAGAAGCTTGCATTCGGGACATCG GCTTATGTGACGCAAGACGATGTACTAATGACGACGCTCACTGTCAGAGAGGCTGTGTACTTCTCGGCACAGCTCCAGCTGCCGGAATCCATGTCGAGGgccgagaagagagagagggcggAGGCGACGATCCGAGAGATGGGCTTGGGAGGTGCCATGGATACAAGGATAGGGGGATGGGCTTCCAAGGGCATCAGTGGTGGCCAAAAGAGGAGGGTCAGCATCTGCTTGGAGATTCTGACCAGGCCTAAGCTCCTCTTCCTCGATGAGCCGACCAGCGGGCTCGACAGCGCTGCGTCGTACCACGTCATGAACAGGATAGCCAGGCTAGCCCGCCGGGAGGGGATGACCGTCGTCGCCGCCATCCACCAGCCGAGCAGCGAAGTTTTTGAgctctttcatggcctttgccTTCTGGCTTACGGCAAGACGGTTTACTTTGGCCTAGCTTCAACGACCAGCGAG ttctttgctttgaatggctTCCCCTGTCCACCTCATCGAAATCCTTCAGATCATTACCTTAGGACAATCAACAAAGACTTTGAGAAG GATATCGAAGAAGGCCCTGAAGTCCAGCAAATTACCACTGCTGAAGTAATTGAGACCCTTGTGAAATCTTATAAGTCCTCCACTATTTCACAACAAGTAGCTCAACAAATTGCAGAGATACGTGGAAAG GGAGGAGCTCTGGTGAAGAAAGGAAGTCAAGCTAGCTTCTTAACTCAGTCCCTGGTCCTCACTAGAAGGTCCTTTATGAACATGTATAGAGATTTGGGCTACTACTGGTTGCGATTTGCCATTTATATTGCGCTCTGCCTCTGTGTAGGCACCATATACCATGATGTTGGCCATACTTATGGTTCAATTCAG gccAGAGGTTCTATGCTCATGTTCATAGCTGCATTCCTGACTTTCATGGCAATAGGGGGATTTCCATCTTTTGTGGAGGACATGAAG GTCTTTGGACGAGAAAGAATGAATGGGCATTATGGCGTCACCGCATTCGTGATCGCCAACACTCTTTCTGCCACTCCGTACCTGGCTCTCATCTCCGTTGCACCAGGGGCCATGGCCTACTACCTTGTTGGCCTTCAGAGGGGAATAGATCACTTTGCCTACTTCGCTCTGGTGCTCTTCATGTGCATGATGCTGGTGGAGGGCTTGATGATGATCGTTGCAAGCATCGTCCCGGACTTCCTGATGGGCATCATAACCGGGGCTGGAATCCAGGGAGTGATGATGCTGAACGGTGGCTTCTTCCGGTTGCCCGACGACCTCCCCAAGCCTGTGTGGAGGTATCCAATGTACTACATCGCCTTCCATAAGTATGCCAACCAAGGCTTCTACAAGAACGAGTTCTTGGGTCTGACTTTCCCCAACAACCAAGCAGGGGGGCCTCCCACCATTACTGGTGAAGAGATTCTGAGAGGCACCTGGCAAGTTGAAATGGGCTACTCCAAGTGGATTGATCTTGCTGTGTTATTCGGTATGGTTATTCTATATCGGGTCTTGTTCTTGGTAATTGTAAAGATAACAGAGAAGGTTAAGCCCATGATGAAAGCCCTACTGGTGAAGCCTCCAAAGCAATCCACCCATGTTATGGAGCAGCTGTCGTCTGGATTCTCAGAGTGA